The window AGTATATTCAGAGTTTAATATAAACGAATATCTTGATGCAGAGGTTGCTCCTGTATTCTTTGGCTCTGCTCTTAATAACTTTGGTGTAAAGGAACTACTTGACTGCTTTGTGGAAATAGCTCCGTCTCCTCGGCCAGTGCAGTCTGAAGAAAGAATGGTAGAACCGGAAGAGGATAAATTTACCGGTTTCATTTTTAAGATTACAGCGAACATTGATCCTAATCACCGTTCTTGTGTGGCTTTCTGCAAGGTTTGTTCAGGTAAGTTTGTGCGTAATGCACCTTACAAACATGTTCGTCATGGAAAGACCATGCGTTTTTCCTCGCCAACCCAATTCATGGCTCAGAAGAAAAGTACTATTGAAGAAGCTTATCCCGGTGATATTATTGGTCTCCCCGATACAGGAAACTTTAAGATTGGTGATACAATAACGGAAGGAGAAGAGCTTCACTTCAAAGGCTTGCCTAGTTTTTCTCCGGAAATGTTCAAATACATAGAAAATGCCGATCCGATGAAGACCAAACAGCTCAATAAAGGTGTTGATCAGCTGATGGATGAAGGTGTGGCTCAGTTATTTGTTAATCAGTTTAATGGCAGAAAAATCATCGGTACAGTAGGACAGTTGCAGTTTGAAGTGATTCAATATCGTTTGCTGAACGAATATAACGCCGCTTGTCGCTGGGAACCGCTTAGTTTGTACAAAGCATGCTGGGTAGAAAGTGATAATCAGGAAGAACTGGAAGCATTTAAGAAACGTAAGTACCAGTTCATGGCCAAGGATAGGGAAGGACGCGATGTTTTCCTTGCTGATAGTAATTATGTGCTTCAAATGGCACAAATGGATTTCAAAAGCATTAAGTTCCATTTTAGCAGTGAATTTTGATTTATAAGTTACTTAGAATATATAAAGTTGAAGGCTGCCAGAATTATTTCTGGCAGCCTTTGACTTTATTGGTAAATATACAGGGTTAATAATATTATTCGTTTTGCTATAATGACGATAACTGATACTTAGTATTATAGGTGTTGTCTAGTGGAAAGAAATAAAGCCTGCATAAGCAGGCTTTATTTTATAAGCGATTAGCTATAAGGATTTACACTAAATGCATTCCATCTATAACCATCTTTATCAGGAATAATAAAGAGATAACAAATACGGTAATAGATACTTTCTTTGCTTGTCCTGTGCATACTTTCAGGAAAGTATAGCTCAGAAATCCGAATACAATACCTTGAGCGATACTGTAACAGAATGGCATCATTACAATTGTAAGGAATGCAGGCAGAGACTCTGTCATGTCGTCGAAGTTAACTTTAACGATTGAAGAGATCATAAACAGACCCACAATGATAAGCGCTGGAGCTGTTGCCGAACTAGGTACCATCAGGAACAGTGGAGAAAGGAATAATGCGATGAAGAACATAAAGGCTGTACTTACAGCTGTTAATCCGGTTCTACCGCCAGAAGCTACACCAGCGCAGCTTTCTACGTATGAAGTTACAGTACTTGTCCCTAAAACAGCTCCGAATGTAGTTGCCAATGCATCAGCAAAAAGAGCTTTCTTCACTTGTGGGAAGTTTCCGTTTTCATCTATAAACCCAGCTTTTGAAGCTACACCAATCAGAGTTCCTACTGTATCGAACAGGTTGACAAACAAGAAGGTGAATACCACAACAAGCATATCGAATGAGAACAGGTGATTCCAGTCAAACTTGAAGAATATAGGTTCAATGGAAGGAGGAAGTGAGAATATCCCGTCAGCAGGAGTGTGCACTTCTCCGAAGAAGATCCCGCAAACTGTTGCTACAACAATACCTATCAATATGGAACCGTGAACGTTCTTTGCAAACAAAGCACCGGTAATGATAAGACCAATTACCGCAATCCATACGTTGTGATTAGCTAAATCGCCCATACATACAAGTGTATGAGGATTACCAACAATAATACCGGCATTCTTCAATCCGATTAAAGTGATGAAAAGCCCGATACCAACTGGAATAGCCTCTTTAAGTGTCTTTGGAATACTTTTCACAATCAATTCACGCACGTTAAAGAAAGTAAGAATTATAAATATAAGACCTTCAATGAATACCGCAGTAAGAGCCATTTGCCAGCTGTATCCCATGGTAAGCACCACGGAAAAAGCAAAGAAATTATTAAGCCCCATTCCCGGTGCCTGAGCAATAGGAAGATTTGGTAAGAAAGCCATTAAAAGCGTTCCGATAATTGTAGCTAAAGCTGTTGTGGTAAATAGGGCAGATTTGTCCATTCCTGTTGCACTAAGAATGCTTGGGTTAACAGCTAAAATGTAAGACATTGTCAGGAATGTGATTAATCCTGCAATGATTTCTTGTCTGACGTTTGTTTTGTTCTCCGTCAGCTTAAATAGTTTTTCGATCATTAGGCTTATCTTTGTTTATTTAGAAATTCCATTTGGCAGCAATGGTTGGGAATACATATAATCTGCTATCATAACCTGCGGCTTTAGTATAGAAGTTATTGCTGATTTCTATTTCACTACCAAAAGATAAATTGGAATTTACATTGTACCAGATTTGTGGTTCTGTTAGTAATATTACCTTTTTCCCGGATTCAACTCCTGTGCGGTCTTTATTCTCTGTCCATACATCAATGAACCCTGACAGAGTCATTTTGTTATCAAACAGAGGAATGCCCCAGGTACCAGTCCACTGAACGTCGTTGCTGGTTTTGGTAAATGCATTGTATTTGTAAGCAAGGTAAGTGCTGAAATTGGCATTTCCGCAACTAAATGGGTAAGAAGCTCCTAATAGGTAAGCATTGTCGATAGGGAAACCATTAAATTTACTTCTACCTGCACCACCATTATACTCAATATGAGGCATAATAGGGCATTTACCAATCTTAAAGTCACGGGCGATTTCCCAGTATGCAGTTCCTATATTTCCTTTGGCCTGGTTATAATCCATATCCACGAAGAAGAAAGTGGAACCCCATTTATCGGGTTTGAACATCTCAATAGTAGTAGTCAGATAGTTTCTTGAAGTCGGAATATTCTTATTTAAAGAATTTCTGAGGTCATAGTGGAACTGAATGTTTTGTGCGGTAGCAAATTGGCACACTATAGTTAAGATAATCAGGAGTAATTTCTTTTGTTTCATTGTTTTTTGCTGCAAAAATAATTAAAAAAAAGACAAAATGGACTTATTCTAGCTGAAGTTTTTTTGTGGATAACTAAATGCAGTCTTTATTGATTGGTTATATTTTGACTTTAATTAGCTCCCCGTTATTATCTTGATTATATGTGGCTTGTTACTATAAACAGTAAAATGAGGAATTCTAAATTCTATTTTATAGAGCGCTTTTCATTACAGTAATATGGTTCAAGTTAAATAGTGAATAATAGAATTATCCTCCTTGTTTAATTCACCCACTTTTAGTGCGCGGGCAACTACGCCATTTTTTTGTTTTCTAAGGGGGTATAAAACTGGCCTGAATAAGGCTGATTATTTTTAAATAATTAAGGACGCTGGATGTGTATTATATACATATATTTATAACCCCACGATTTTGTACTGGTAAGCATTGATTATTAAATAGTTACCCCTTGTAAATAAAATACATGGACAAATGATTCAGTTATAAGTTGCCACTTTTTTGGCAGTGTTTTTTGCATTTTGGTGCCTGTAGTCCGTTATAATTATTATTTTAGTTATTCTTAAACCTATTTTATAAAGCGTTTTAAATAAATATTTGTTATAAGTATTTTGCGGGTTTGCTTTTATAAACTGATCATTCATTGCTTTTGCAAAATAAGATATAAATGGTCTGAAACTCCTTGCTGGAAGGCTTTAAATGTCTTGAGACTTTCTGAAAACATCAAGACTTATTCTTCAACATCACTTGAGACTTTCAGAAAAATTATTTGGCAACTATTCTTAATCGTCTTTTCTGAAAAATAATTGGTCAATCATTCAGATTTATTCTCCAATGATTTTTATTTATTAGAGAATAAAATCAAATAATTCAGCAATTTCTATGGGGCTGGAAGGGTTTTTGATTGATTGATAAATGAATAGTCTCCTTATCAGTCTATGTAAATATGATGTTGGACCAGAGATTTATTTGTGGAGAATAGAAATAAGTCTCATCGATCTAAAGTGTCAAATTAGTACAAGCTGACTAATTAACCTCACAGCATAAATTAGTCAGCTTGTACAAATTGGTTTTATTCATTTAGTAAACCAGATAGCAATGCATATTAAGTTGCCTGATTAAATCCAGACTTCACTCTTTATTTCTCCCTGAACAGATAGAACGATGTTTTTAATTGGGATATGCCTTGAAGCTTTTTCTCTTGCTATTTTTGCCATCTGTAGCAAACCTCCGCAGCAAGGAACCTCCATAATTAACACTGTAAGCGTGTCTATTTTTGAATCATCAATCATAACCCGCAACTTTTCAATGTATGATTCTGTATTGCTGTCCAGTTTGGGGCAGGCAATAGCCAGAATCTTACCTTTCAGAAAGCGGTCGTGAAAATTGCCGGCGGTAAAAGAAGTACAGTCGGCTGCTAATAAAACATCAGCCCCCTGAAAATATCCTGCTTGCGGATTGAGCAAGTGCAGTTGTACGGGCCATTGACGAAGCTCTGAAGCCTGAGGTGCAGTAACGCCACCTTGAGTAGGAGCAGAAAAACCGCTTTGAACTATCCCTGCAACGGAGGTAGCCTGTACGGCAGGTCTCAGTGTACGAGCCATGGAACCGGGGCATCCGCTATGTGCTCCGCCCGTATGCTGTTGACCGTGTATCTGAGAAAGATCCACCTGGATATTATTTCTTCTGAGATAATCTACGCCCTGCATCAGCAAACCCTTCTCACCGTGTTCCTTTAAATGCTTTAAGTGAGCAAGAATAACCGTTTCACCTTTTGGAGAAATACGTTCCATAACAGCTTCTTCGCTGTAAGGTTCTGCTTCACGCTCTTCCAATTCAATTGCGCCTTCGGGACATTCGCCAATGCAAGCTCCCAAACCGTCGCAATAAAGCTCGCTTACCATTACCGCTTTACCATTAATAAGCTGCAAAGCCCCTTCATGACAACCTTTTACACACAATCCGCATCCGTTACACAATGCTTCGTCTATTTTTATCACAGTTCGTTTCATTCTCTTCAATATTTAGGATGATGCTGCAAAGGTATGGTTATTCTTGGTTCCCGACTTGTAACAATGGTTACAATGAACTGCTTTTTTATATATTCAGTCTGTTTTTTATCTTAAAAACCGGAAACTAGGATGTACAACGTTTATTTTATTATCGGATAAAATTAGTGTAGATCTTACTTACGGGAGCTGGAGCAGGAATGGTGTCTTTAGTTTGCTCACGCATTTTAAGTATCCATGCCATATTTCTTCCCAGAACTTCCATAATCTGTACGCCTTCGCCATCCTGTAAAGCCTCTCCCTTAGACAGCCCGTGAGTAATGTTCCAATAGTTTGATGTGGCAAGAATCATTTCCGAATAATTGAGATAATGGTTCAGGCTATCGAATGTGGAAGAACCTCCGGTACGGCGTACAGCAACTACTGCAGCACCAACTTTCTGACGGAATAAATTGTCATTACTTCCCGACACAAAGAAAGCTCTATCCAGAAACGATTTCATAGTTCCCGGAATACCTGCATAATAAACAGGTGAACCAAGTATAATTCCATCGGCATCCTTCATCTTCTGAACCCATTCATTCAAAGGATCAGTTGTAATAACGCACTTCTCGTCCTTGTTTCTGGAACATCCTCCGCAGGCCATGCATCCTCTCACAGCTTTATTGCCGATGTGGATAATCTCGAACTCAATACCGTTTTCCATTAATTGCTTGCCAACACCCATCAATGCATGATAAGTATTACCCTCTTTACGAGGACTTCCGTTAATTGCTACAACTTTCATTTCTTTTCTCCTTTTAATTTTGTTTCTTTGTGGCTGCAAATTACGGATATTAATGCCGATTGTACAAGTACCTACTAAAAAGTAGTATAGTAACCAAAAGGAGTGAATTGTGGCAAATGAAGGGCGTATAGACAAATATATTTTTAAGGGAAAGGACTATTTTTGTTCTTTAGAGTTAGTTATGGATATGATTGGTGGTAAATGGAAGCCGATTGTACTGTATCATCTCAGAGATGGAGTAATGCGTTCGGGCGAACTTCAGCGCAGCTTAAATGGAATAGCCAACAAAATGTTTACCCAAACAGTAAGAGAACTGGAACAAACCGGACTAGTGGAACGAATTGTCTATCCAACCGTTCCTCCAAAGGTGGAATACAAGCTAACTCCAATGGGAGAATCTGTTATGCCCGTTATTGAAACTCTTAACAATTGGGGCAAAGAAATCAGCGTAAAGTATAATAAGAATAAATAATTCTCAAAATGCTGAGAAATAATTGGAAGATCAATACTTTGTGCATATCTTTGTATTGCTAAATAAAGTGGTTACATCACACATCCTTCGGGGTTGACTGGATTTGACAGCGGGCAGAAATGGTATGTAAGCATGCAGTGCGTCGGTGATTTGCACTTAAATCTCAGTTATCAAAATTTTATCTGGCGAAAACAATTACGCTCTTGCTGCTTAATCGAATCACAGTAGATTAGCTTAATCTCTGCACTAGGTGCGGAGACGAGACATCACTCGGTTGCTGTTGTTCCGAAGCGTTCCGGCTCAGTGGTGCAGTTATATCGGAGATAGCTTGAGTCCTTCCTCGTGGCTCTGGTGAAACTAAAGGGGATAAGGTACTGGTTGGTGGCTTCGGTCTTGCCGTACTCGAAAAATTAGGCGAAGATAAGCATGTAGAAAGCTTATGATTTCCTCGTTTGGACGAGGGTTCGATTCCCTCCAGCTCCACTTATTAGCAATTCAAGAAATAAAATCTGCATAGACATTGTTTGTGCGGATTTTATTTTTGTAGATAGCGTAAAAAAGAATAGCTTTCATTATATTTTCAGAGATGTATCTGTATTCTAATATACAAAAATCCCCCCGAACAATAAGTCTGGAGGGATTATACTATTATTCGAAACCAACCGTGGTTAGCGAATATTTATTTTGCAATTGGATAAATCATCTATAATAGCAAGCGATTCAACGTGAACATTCTTATCGCGAAGAATCTTTCCACCGTCCTGAAATGCTTTCTCAATAATGAACCCCATTCCGCTTAATGAAGCTCCTGCCTGATTAATCAAATCAATCATACCCAAAGATGCATTTCCGTTTGCCAGAAAATCATCAATAAAAAGCACATGATCATTGGGTGTGAGGAAATTGTTACTGATGCAAACTGTATAGTTACGGTCTTTTGTGAAAGAATGCACAGTTGTAGTAAGCATATTCTCCATTGTTTTAGGCTGTTTCTTTTTTACGAAAACAACAGGAAGCTGCATTATATAGCCCACTAAAATAGCTGGAGCAATTCCGCTTGCTTCAATGGTAACAATCTTATTAATGTTCTCGTTTTTAAAACGAGCCACAAACTCCTGAGCAATTTTATACATCAGCATGGGGTCCATCTGATGATTGATAAAACTATCTACTTTTAATATTCCGCCTTCATAGCACTTGCCGTCCTGCAGAATACGTTTTTTAAGTATATCCATATTATTCTACTATTTCTCTTTCTTCTTTTATATCTTCTTTTCCTTCTTTAATATGAATCAATGCATTGGCAATAATGGCTGTAAGACCACCGGTTGTGATTCCCGATGAGAATATTGATTTTATAGCCTGAGGAGCATGGTTAAGAATGTCGGGCATTAGTTCCACACCCAAACCTAATGAAAGGCTCACGGCTAATACTAAAGTGGCTTTGCGATTTATCTCATGCGATGCAATGATGCGGATACCGGCAGAAGCAACGGTACCGAACATAAGCAATGTAGCTCCTCCTAATACTGGATCAGGCATCAGCGAAAAAATGATGCCAACTATTGGGAACAAGCCAAGCAATATAAGTATGCCTGCAATATAATAACCCACATAACGACTGGCAACTCCTGTTAGCTGAATAATGCCATTGTTTTGTGCGAAAATTGAGTTCGGAAATGAATTAAATACACCGGCAAGAAAAGAGTTGAAACCATCAGCTAAAACACCTCCTGAAACACGTTTCAGGTATTTTTCGCCTTCAATTGGTTCTCCGGAAATCATCGAGTTGGCAGTTACATCTCCTGTTGCTTCAATAGCGGTAATAAGATATATCAGAGCCAAAGCAAGGAAGGACGAAAAGTTGAAATCCAAACCATACTTGAAAGGCATTGGTATATTGAATGCCCAGAGGTCTGTTGTAGCCGCCTTTGCAAAGTCCACTTTACCCATGGCAAAAGCAATTCCGTAACCAATGCATAAGCCCAGAACAATGGAACTCATTCGGAGATATTTATTTTTGCAGCGGTTGAAGAATAAAACACTACCCAACACTATAGCGGCAAGCCCTACGTTCTCAATACTTCCAAACGTGCCGTTGCCCATTGCTGCGTAACCACCGCCACAAGAAACAACGCCTACTTTTATAAGGCTAAGTCCGATGAGTAGTACTACAATGCCCGATACAAGCGGAGTAATGATGTGTCGCAGATATTTAAAAGTACGACTCACAATCATCTCTACGGGAGAAGCTGCCATACAAACACCGAAAATCAGAGGAAGACCGCCTAACTGTCCAGCCGAAATAATAGGACCGATAAAAGAAAAACTGGTTCCTTGAATACACAATAAACCAGAACCAAACGGACCAAACTTTTTACATTGAATAAAGGTAGCTATACCAGACACAAAAAGAGCCATCGAAACCATAAAACCAGTTGTTGCCAAATCTGTTTTCAATGCCTCGCAAATAATCAGAGGAGGTGTTATTATACCCACGAATATGGCTAACAAATGCTGTAGTGCCGCAAATAATGCATCTTTGACGGGGGGGCGTTCGTTAAGCCCATAAATTAAGTCCGAAGACGCGGTAGGATTGATTTTCTCTTTTGCTGTATCTGTCTGATTATCCATATTTATGATATATTGTTTGTTTCCCTGTCTATGCAGAAAGAGAAGTCTGGATGGTCTCTTTCTTCTTATATTTCGTTTGCGTCATAAAATAAGGGTGCAAAATTACAAAAAAAAATGAGCTAGGAAAGATAGGACTGCTTATTTACTGGCATCCTCTATTCAATTTATATATCAATGACAATTAACAACCCGGTAATCTGTAAAATTGATTGGCCAATAAATAAAAACCATTCACCAATAATCCTCATTTATTGGAGAATAAACGGAAATTATTGGTGAATGATCTGAGAAAACTGTTTAATGTTTTTTTAAAGATGTAACCGGGTATTGGAGAACCATCACGAAACCATCACTTTTGAGAATTATCCCTCACTGAATATTCTGTAAATTCTAAGTTCTGTACGACGAATAATGTTTTATCAGTTATACGATAATCAATTCAATTCCTATTTCCTCAATAGATTTAGCTATTAAATCAGAAATGCCTGAGTCTGTGATAATAACATCAATCTGATCTAGGTTGCATATTTTGCCAAATCCGCGTTTCCCAAATTTAGAAGAATCTGCTAAAATAATAGTTCTCAAAGAGGCATCTATCATTTTTTTATTCAAATGAGCTTCCTCTATGTTTGAATTGGTGATACCATATTCAATATCAATGCCATCGACTCCTAAAAAAAGTTTGGAACAAGTAATATCTTCAAAGAACTTAATCGTTGATTCGCCTACAACTGAAAAAGAACTTTTTCTCACGACTCCCCCCAGTTGTATTATGTCAATATTATCTATGTTATTCAATAACATAGATACTTTAAGAGAAGCAGTAACAACATTTAGATGCTTTTTAGGTTTTATTTGTTCGGCAAATGTATACACTGTTGAGCCCGAGGCAATAATTATAGAGTCATTCTCTTCTATCAGTTTGCAAGCCGCAATTGCTATTCTTTCTTTCTCTTCTTTTTTCATTTTTTCTTTTACGTGCACATCTATATCAGATGCTAACGGATTGCCAGGGCTAGCGCTGCCATGTGTGCGAAAAAGTAATTTTTTCTCTTCGAGGAATTTTAAATCTTTGCGAATAGTAACTGCTGTTACATCTAAGTCTTTTGCTATGTCTACGACTTTAACAAAACCATTTTTATTTAATGATTCTAAAATGTACTTATGTCTTTCGGCTATACTAAGCATTTGATATGAATTTTAATTGTGTTGCAAATATACGCTATTCTTTTTTATTGTGTTTATATATTATGTATATTTATTGTGTTTAAAAAGTAAATAGTTTGTTAAACGAAAGATTATCAACTTTCGTTATTGATATACATATACTATATGTAGAGGTTCCTGGGATATA of the uncultured Bacteroides sp. genome contains:
- a CDS encoding peptide chain release factor 3, producing MLDEIKRRRTFAIISHPDAGKTTLTEKLLLFGGQIQVAGAVKSNKIKKTATSDWMEIEKQRGISVTTSVMEFDYRDYKVNILDTPGHQDFAEDTFRTLTAVDSVIIVVDGAKGVEAQTRKLMEVCRMRKTPVIVFVNKMDREGRDPFDLLDEIEAELQIKVRPLSWPIEQGARFKGVYNIYEGKLDLYQPSKQVVTEKIELDIDSEQLDKSIGEGLANKLRSDLELVDGVYSEFNINEYLDAEVAPVFFGSALNNFGVKELLDCFVEIAPSPRPVQSEERMVEPEEDKFTGFIFKITANIDPNHRSCVAFCKVCSGKFVRNAPYKHVRHGKTMRFSSPTQFMAQKKSTIEEAYPGDIIGLPDTGNFKIGDTITEGEELHFKGLPSFSPEMFKYIENADPMKTKQLNKGVDQLMDEGVAQLFVNQFNGRKIIGTVGQLQFEVIQYRLLNEYNAACRWEPLSLYKACWVESDNQEELEAFKKRKYQFMAKDREGRDVFLADSNYVLQMAQMDFKSIKFHFSSEF
- a CDS encoding NCS2 family permease; the encoded protein is MIEKLFKLTENKTNVRQEIIAGLITFLTMSYILAVNPSILSATGMDKSALFTTTALATIIGTLLMAFLPNLPIAQAPGMGLNNFFAFSVVLTMGYSWQMALTAVFIEGLIFIILTFFNVRELIVKSIPKTLKEAIPVGIGLFITLIGLKNAGIIVGNPHTLVCMGDLANHNVWIAVIGLIITGALFAKNVHGSILIGIVVATVCGIFFGEVHTPADGIFSLPPSIEPIFFKFDWNHLFSFDMLVVVFTFLFVNLFDTVGTLIGVASKAGFIDENGNFPQVKKALFADALATTFGAVLGTSTVTSYVESCAGVASGGRTGLTAVSTAFMFFIALFLSPLFLMVPSSATAPALIIVGLFMISSIVKVNFDDMTESLPAFLTIVMMPFCYSIAQGIVFGFLSYTFLKVCTGQAKKVSITVFVISLLFLIKMVIDGMHLV
- a CDS encoding DUF5020 family protein, yielding MKQKKLLLIILTIVCQFATAQNIQFHYDLRNSLNKNIPTSRNYLTTTIEMFKPDKWGSTFFFVDMDYNQAKGNIGTAYWEIARDFKIGKCPIMPHIEYNGGAGRSKFNGFPIDNAYLLGASYPFSCGNANFSTYLAYKYNAFTKTSNDVQWTGTWGIPLFDNKMTLSGFIDVWTENKDRTGVESGKKVILLTEPQIWYNVNSNLSFGSEIEISNNFYTKAAGYDSRLYVFPTIAAKWNF
- a CDS encoding 4Fe-4S dicluster domain-containing protein, with amino-acid sequence MKRTVIKIDEALCNGCGLCVKGCHEGALQLINGKAVMVSELYCDGLGACIGECPEGAIELEEREAEPYSEEAVMERISPKGETVILAHLKHLKEHGEKGLLMQGVDYLRRNNIQVDLSQIHGQQHTGGAHSGCPGSMARTLRPAVQATSVAGIVQSGFSAPTQGGVTAPQASELRQWPVQLHLLNPQAGYFQGADVLLAADCTSFTAGNFHDRFLKGKILAIACPKLDSNTESYIEKLRVMIDDSKIDTLTVLIMEVPCCGGLLQMAKIAREKASRHIPIKNIVLSVQGEIKSEVWI
- a CDS encoding flavodoxin family protein, with the translated sequence MKVVAINGSPRKEGNTYHALMGVGKQLMENGIEFEIIHIGNKAVRGCMACGGCSRNKDEKCVITTDPLNEWVQKMKDADGIILGSPVYYAGIPGTMKSFLDRAFFVSGSNDNLFRQKVGAAVVAVRRTGGSSTFDSLNHYLNYSEMILATSNYWNITHGLSKGEALQDGEGVQIMEVLGRNMAWILKMREQTKDTIPAPAPVSKIYTNFIR
- a CDS encoding helix-turn-helix domain-containing protein, giving the protein MANEGRIDKYIFKGKDYFCSLELVMDMIGGKWKPIVLYHLRDGVMRSGELQRSLNGIANKMFTQTVRELEQTGLVERIVYPTVPPKVEYKLTPMGESVMPVIETLNNWGKEISVKYNKNK
- the xpt gene encoding xanthine phosphoribosyltransferase gives rise to the protein MDILKKRILQDGKCYEGGILKVDSFINHQMDPMLMYKIAQEFVARFKNENINKIVTIEASGIAPAILVGYIMQLPVVFVKKKQPKTMENMLTTTVHSFTKDRNYTVCISNNFLTPNDHVLFIDDFLANGNASLGMIDLINQAGASLSGMGFIIEKAFQDGGKILRDKNVHVESLAIIDDLSNCKINIR
- a CDS encoding nucleobase:cation symporter-2 family protein, encoding MDNQTDTAKEKINPTASSDLIYGLNERPPVKDALFAALQHLLAIFVGIITPPLIICEALKTDLATTGFMVSMALFVSGIATFIQCKKFGPFGSGLLCIQGTSFSFIGPIISAGQLGGLPLIFGVCMAASPVEMIVSRTFKYLRHIITPLVSGIVVLLIGLSLIKVGVVSCGGGYAAMGNGTFGSIENVGLAAIVLGSVLFFNRCKNKYLRMSSIVLGLCIGYGIAFAMGKVDFAKAATTDLWAFNIPMPFKYGLDFNFSSFLALALIYLITAIEATGDVTANSMISGEPIEGEKYLKRVSGGVLADGFNSFLAGVFNSFPNSIFAQNNGIIQLTGVASRYVGYYIAGILILLGLFPIVGIIFSLMPDPVLGGATLLMFGTVASAGIRIIASHEINRKATLVLAVSLSLGLGVELMPDILNHAPQAIKSIFSSGITTGGLTAIIANALIHIKEGKEDIKEEREIVE
- a CDS encoding DeoR/GlpR family DNA-binding transcription regulator, which gives rise to MLSIAERHKYILESLNKNGFVKVVDIAKDLDVTAVTIRKDLKFLEEKKLLFRTHGSASPGNPLASDIDVHVKEKMKKEEKERIAIAACKLIEENDSIIIASGSTVYTFAEQIKPKKHLNVVTASLKVSMLLNNIDNIDIIQLGGVVRKSSFSVVGESTIKFFEDITCSKLFLGVDGIDIEYGITNSNIEEAHLNKKMIDASLRTIILADSSKFGKRGFGKICNLDQIDVIITDSGISDLIAKSIEEIGIELIIV